The following proteins are encoded in a genomic region of Gossypium hirsutum isolate 1008001.06 chromosome D05, Gossypium_hirsutum_v2.1, whole genome shotgun sequence:
- the LOC107943956 gene encoding endoribonuclease Dicer homolog 2, which translates to MEPVDMEKDISQLHPADPLPFARSYQLEALEKAIKQNTITYLETGSGKTMIAIMLLRSYAHLIRKPSPFFAVFLVPKVVLVKQQADAVEMHTDLNVGKYWGDMQVDFWDGEKWKQEIDKYEVLVMTPQILLDGLRHSFFKINMIKVLIIDECHHARGNHPYASIMREFYHRHLEAGASNLPRIFGMTASPINSKGANSADSYWQKIHELETIMNSKVYTCESESVLAQFVPFSTPKFKFYQHMEIPNVLYAHLVEELTVLKVKHECSLDNLDLEASAAESTRKKLSKIHSALIHCLHELGVWLALKAAECFSCYESEHLMWGKLDVFGEKIIRSYSVDAFHAIETCMPSGLDWTIANDVKGSVAAGFLTTKVLCLIESLFEYRVLKDIRCIIFVERVITAVVLQSLFSELLPRYSNWKTNYIAGNNSGLQNQTRKKQNEIVEEFRKGMVNIIVATSILEEGLDVQSCNLIIRFDPSPTICSFIQSRGRARMQNSDYLLMLKSGDFSTHSRLKNYLTSGDVMRKESLRHASNPCSPLSKGLDDEEFYQVASTGACMTLSSSVGLMYFYCSRLPADGYFKPIPRCVIDKQMGLCTLLLPKSCPIQTVCVQGNIKNLKKIACFEACKKLHQIGALTDNLVPDIVFEENDVEEFEKEPYNDDQPIFFPPELVNKGSLDSMTKYYCYLMELKQNFDYEVPVHNIMLLVRNQFDMDEKSVNIELEVDRGTLTVNMKYIGLIRLNSDQVILCRRFQLAVFQVLMDRKAEKLAEVLCDHTLGNNSEIDYLLLPSNYVGQSPLIDWLSVTSVTFSYEKAWKNHVNCNAGMIQTKSSLVCTCMVQNSLVFTPHNGHAYIISGLLTNINANSLLRLSDGRLMTYKEYYEQRHSINFCYSEVSFLAGRHIFPVQNHIQRCRKQKEKESSNALVELPPELCCVVMSPISVSTFYSFTFLPSIMHRLESLLLATSLKKMHLDHCVQNIAIPTMKVLEAITTKKCLENFHLESLETLGDSFLKYAVCQQLFKKYQNHHEGLLSIRKDKIISNTALSMLGCDKKLPGFIRDEPFDTKDWMIPGYNCGNYSLNEETLCNAKKIYVRGRRKLKCKKVADVVEALIGAYLSTGGEAAGLLFLDWIGISIDFTNIPYERHFKVRAEKFVNVQHFESLLHYSFQDPSLLVEALTHGSYMLAEIPGCYQRLEFLGDSVLDYLITLHLYNKYPGITPGLLTDLRSASVNNNCYALSAVKAGFHKHILQSSQKLYKDIKETVESFQELSLEYTFGWESEKSFPKVLGDVVESLAGAIFVDSGYKKEIVFQSIRPLLEPMITPETMTVHPVKELYELCQKEHYELRKAIVSQEDGISSITIEVEANGKVFKHTSTACDKKMAKKLASKEVLKSLKGANFS; encoded by the exons ATGGAGCCAGTTGACATGGAGAAGGACATTTCTCAACTACACCCTGCTGATCCTCTCCCTTTTGCCAGAAG CTATCAGCTTGAAGCATTAGAGAAAGCTATCAAGCAAAACACAATAACTTACTTGGAAACTGGATCTGGCAAGACAATGATCGCCATCATGCTTCTCCGCAGCTATGCCCATCTTATTCGCAAGCCCTCACCTTTTTTTGCTGTCTTCTTGGTTCCCAAAGTTGTCCTGGTTAAACAA CAAGCTGATGCTGTGGAAATGCATACGGACTTGAATGTTGGAAAGTATTGGGGAGATATGCAGGTCGACTTTTGGGACGGGGAGAAGTGGAAGCAAGAAATAGATAAATATGAG GTGCTTGTGATGACACCTCAGATTTTACTTGATGGATTGAGGCATAGCTTCTTCAAGATAAACATGATAAAGGTTTTGATAATTGATGAATGCCACCATGCCCGAGGAAATCACCCTTATGCCTCTATTATGAGA GAATTCTATCATCGCCATTTAGAAGCTGGTGCATCTAATCTTCCTAGGATTTTTGGGATGACTGCTTCTCCTATAAATTCAAAAG GGGCAAACTCTGCTGATAGCTATTGGCAGAAGATCCATGAATTGGAGACGATTATGAACTCAAag GTGTATACATGTGAAAGTGAATCAGTGCTTGCTCAGTTTGTTCCATTTTCTACTCCAAAGTTCAAGTTTTACCAACATATGGAAATTCCAAATGTTCTATATGCACACTTGGTAGAGGAATTGACTGTTTTGAAAGTAAAG CATGAATGTTCGTTGGATAATTTGGATCTTGAAGCTTCTGCAGCAGAATCTACAAGAAAGAAACTATCAAAGATACATTCAGCTTTAATACATTGTCTACATGAGCTTGGTGTTTGGTTGGCTTTAAAG GCTGCAGAGTGCTTTTCATGTTATGAAAGTGAGCATCTTATGTGGGGGAAATTGGATGTCTTTGGCGAGAAAATTATTAGGAGCTACAGTGTGGATGCTTTTCATGCAATTGAAACATGCATGCCATCTG GTCTGGATTGGACCATAGCTAATGATGTTAAAGGCAGTGTGGCTGCTGGGTTTCTTACCACAAAAGTTTTATGCCTTATTGAATCTCTATTTGAATACAG GGTGTTGAAGGACATAAGATgtataatttttgttgagagggTTATAACAGCTGTTGTGCTTCAATCGCTATTTAGTGAATTACTTCCCAGGTACAGTAATTGGAAGACTAATTACATTGCGGGAAATAACTCTGGATTGCAGAATCAGACAAGGAAAAAACAAAACGAAATTGTAGAAGAATTCCGCAAAGGCATG GTTAACATAATCGTTGCAACTTCAATTCTTGAAGAAGGCTTGGATGTTCAATCATGCAACCTAATTATCAGATTTGATCCTTCACCAACAATTTGTAGTTTCATACAGTCTCGAGGACGTGCTAGAATGCAGAACTCAGATTATCTATTAATGCTGAAGAG TGGGGACTTTTCTACACATTCTCGACTGAAGAACTATCTTACTAGTGGAGATGTAATGAGAAAGGAATCTTTACGCCATGCATCCAATCCTTGTTCTCCTCTTAGTAAGGGCTTAGATGATGAAGAGTTTTACCAAGTTGCGAGTACAGGGGCATGTATGACTCTTAGTTCTAGTGTTGGTCTAATGTACTTCTATTGCTCACGTCTCCCTGCAGATGG GTATTTTAAACCTATTCCGAGGTGTGTTATTGACAAGCAAATGGGGCTTTGCACCCTCCTCCTACCCAAGAGTTGCCCTATACAAACTGTTTGTGTTCAGGGTAATATAAAAAACCTAAAGAAAATAGCTTGCTTTGAAGCATGCAAGAAACTCCATCAAATTGGTGCTTTAACAGACAATCTTGTTCCTGATATTGTTTTTGAAGAAAATGATGTGGAagaatttg AAAAGGAGCCCTATAATGATGATCAACCTATTTTCTTTCCACCTGAACTAGTGAATAAGGGTTCACTGGACTCCATGACAAAGTACTACTGCTATTTAATGGAGTTGAAGCAGAACTTTGATTATGAGGTTCCTGTTCATAACATCATGCTTCTTGTCAGGAATCAGTTTGACATGGATGAAAAAAGTGTGAATATTGAGTTAGAAGTTGACAGGGGCACATTAACAGTTAACATGAAATATATTGGACTAATACGTCTTAATTCTGACCAG GTTATCTTATGTAGAAGGTTTCAGCTTGCAGTTTTTCAAGTACTTATGGATCGTAAAGCTGAAAAGTTGGCAGAGGTGTTATGTGACCATACCTTGGGGAATAATTCCGAAATTGATTATCTACTCCTCCCATCAAATTATGTGGGCCAGAGTCCTCTGATTGATTGGTTGTCAGTTACTTCTGTCACATTTTCTTATGAAAAGGCCTGGAAGAATCATGTGAACTGCAATGCTGGTATGATACAGACCAAAAGCAGTCTGGTGTGCACTTGCATGGTCCAAAATTCGTTGGTCTTTACTCCTCATAATGGTCATGCTTATATTATCAGTGGTCTTTTAACTAATATAAATGCAAATTCACTTTTGAGGTTGAGTGATGGACGCTTAATGACTTACAAGGAGTATTATGAACAACG CCACAGTATCAATTTCTGTTATAGTGAAGTCTCTTTCCTTGCTGGGCGACATATTTTCCCTGTGCAAAATCACATTCAAAGGTgcagaaaacaaaaagagaaag AATCAAGTAATGCATTGGTAGAATTGCCTCCTGAGCTTTGTTGTGTAGTAATGTCTCCCATATCGGTTAGCACATTTTATTCATTCACATTTCTTCCGTCAATCATGCATCGACTCGAGTCTTTGCTCCTTGCTACCAGCTTGAAAAAGATGCATTTGGATCATTGCGTGCAAAATATTGCGATTCCAACCATGAAG GTTTTGGAGGCAATTACAACCAAAAAATGCCTAGAAAACTTTCATTTGGAATCACTAGAGACTCTTGGTGACTCTTTTTTGAAGTATGCTGTTTGTCAGCAGCTtttcaaaaaatatcaaaatcatcatGAGGGCCTTCTTAGTATTAGGAAGGACAAAATTATTTCGAATACGGCTCTGTCCATGCTAGGATGTGACAAGAAACTTCCG GGGTTTATCCGTGATGAGCCTTTTGATACCAAAGATTGGATGATTCCTGGTTATAATTGTGGAAATTACTCATTAAATGAGGAAACACTGTGTAAtgcaaaaaaaatatatgttagaGGGAGAAGAAAGCTAAAGTGTAAGAAGGTTGCTGATGTTGTTGAGGCACTTATTGGTGCATACCTTAGCACGGGAGGCGAAGCAGCTGGATTACTATTTTTGGATTGGATCGGTATAAGTATTGATTTCACAAATATACCATATGAAAGACATTTTAAAGTGCGGGCCGAGAAGTTTGTTAATGTCCAGCACTTTGAGTCCCTTCTACACTATTCATTCCAAGACCCTTCTTTGTTGGTGGAAGCATTAACCCATGGTTCTTATATGCTTGCTGAAATTCCAGGTTGTTATCAG CGGCTGGAATTTCTAGGGGACTCCGTTTTAGATTATCTTATTACTCtgcatttatataataaatatccTGGGATCACGCCAGGATTATTAACGGATCTTAGGTCAGCATCTGTTAACAACAATTGCTATGCATTATCAGCTGTAAAGGCTGGATTTCATAAGCACATTCTCCAAAGTTCACAGAAGCTTTACAAGGATATAAAAGAAACCGTTGAAAGTTTTCAGGAATTATCGTTGGAATACACTTTCGGCTGGGAATCTGAAAAATCTTTCCCCAAG GTACTCGGTGACGTGGTGGAGTCACTTGCTGGAGCTATTTTTGTTGATTCAGGATACAAGAAGGAAATCGTATTCCAGAGTATAAGGCCACTGTTGGAGCCCATGATTACTCCAGAGACTATGACGGTTCACCCTGTCAAAGAGCTATATGAGCTCTGTCAAAAGGAGCATTATGAACTAAGAAAAGCCATTGTTTCACAAGAGGACGGCATTTCTTCTATTACGATAGAGGTTGAAGCAAATGGGAAGGTATTCAAGCACACATCCACAGCTTGTGATAAGAAGATGGCCAAGAAACTGGCTTCCAAAGAAGTTTTGAAGTCTCTAAAGGGAGCCAATTTTAGCTAG